A genomic segment from Thermodesulfobacteriota bacterium encodes:
- a CDS encoding TetR/AcrR family transcriptional regulator — protein MSTVRIPTQQRGLETRKRIEKAAFKLFSKKGIHGTNTKEIADKAGVSIGSFYSYFKDKKQLLLEILENFLNQAYLVIWKDLGSYSVEGLTRDNIKSVITNVFKAYDIAPRFLSQTHALRYSDPDINRIYERERQRELDQIMALIESNRDRLNIRDPYATAIIIHNAVEHVAHTAKFIGPEIEESRLIEELTSIIYDFFSFRMISAGQPGASNPGGQGNPQGEGRH, from the coding sequence ATGAGCACTGTCAGAATACCGACGCAGCAACGGGGCCTGGAAACCAGAAAACGGATTGAAAAGGCCGCCTTCAAGTTGTTTTCAAAAAAAGGCATTCACGGCACCAACACCAAAGAAATCGCCGACAAGGCCGGGGTTTCCATCGGCAGTTTTTATTCCTATTTCAAGGACAAGAAGCAACTGCTGCTGGAAATTCTGGAAAACTTTCTCAACCAGGCGTACCTGGTCATCTGGAAGGACCTGGGCTCTTATTCGGTGGAAGGGTTGACCCGGGACAACATCAAATCCGTCATCACCAATGTTTTCAAGGCCTATGACATCGCCCCCCGCTTTCTCAGCCAGACCCACGCCCTGCGCTACTCGGACCCGGACATCAACCGCATCTATGAAAGAGAACGGCAGCGGGAACTGGACCAGATCATGGCCCTGATCGAAAGCAACAGGGACCGGCTGAATATCCGCGACCCCTACGCCACCGCCATTATCATCCACAACGCCGTGGAGCATGTGGCCCACACCGCCAAGTTCATCGGCCCGGAAATTGAAGAATCCCGCCTCATCGAAGAGCTGACCAGCATTATTTATGATTTCTTCTCATTCCGGATGATCTCCGCCGGCCAGCCGGGCGCGAGCAACCCCGGCGGGCAGGGGAACCCGCAGGGGGAAGGCCGCCATTAG
- a CDS encoding alcohol dehydrogenase catalytic domain-containing protein — protein MKALQLNISPLTFAVGKTCAAIFGKTSYFRGPGRTVRLREIPEPALPGPEWVKIRTMACGFCGSDLNLIMLHDSPSAQPFTSFPCVMGHEFVGEIVETGSRVSGFSAGSRVAVSPVLSCLPRGLSPLCPACRAGRPGNCERTAEGAFSPGMFLGICQDLSGGFAPYVVAHQSQLFVVPTELNTDAAVMTEPVAVALQTVFDNRPLDAERILVIGGGVIGNLVVQAARALALDCHISVIEPGSFAAGLAVTCGADEIISPGDIFPKTAAITGARLYKPMIGQPVPMGGFDRVYDTVGNAATLNLSMRVLKGLGTLSVVGIGGNVKLDLTPLWLKLQTVKGVYAYGLVDDGGTRRHVFDIALDMMRQKQINAEKLVTHRFRLEEYRRMIEVNMNKGQHQAMKTIVAF, from the coding sequence ATGAAGGCGCTGCAGCTCAATATTTCCCCGCTGACCTTCGCCGTTGGCAAAACCTGCGCGGCAATATTCGGTAAAACATCATACTTCCGGGGGCCCGGCCGGACCGTAAGGTTGCGCGAAATCCCCGAACCTGCTCTGCCCGGACCGGAGTGGGTCAAGATCCGGACCATGGCCTGCGGTTTTTGCGGCAGCGATTTGAACCTGATCATGCTCCATGACTCCCCCAGCGCCCAGCCGTTCACCTCCTTTCCCTGCGTCATGGGGCACGAGTTCGTCGGTGAAATCGTGGAGACCGGCTCGCGGGTTTCCGGTTTTTCCGCCGGCAGCCGGGTGGCCGTCAGCCCTGTTTTGAGCTGCCTGCCCCGGGGCCTCTCGCCATTGTGCCCCGCCTGCCGGGCGGGTCGGCCCGGAAACTGCGAACGCACGGCCGAGGGGGCCTTTTCGCCCGGCATGTTTCTGGGCATCTGCCAGGATCTCAGCGGCGGGTTCGCGCCTTATGTGGTGGCCCACCAGAGCCAGCTTTTTGTTGTTCCGACGGAGTTGAACACGGACGCGGCCGTCATGACCGAGCCGGTGGCCGTGGCCCTGCAGACGGTGTTCGACAACCGGCCGCTTGACGCCGAGAGAATCCTGGTCATCGGCGGCGGGGTCATTGGCAACCTGGTTGTTCAGGCAGCCCGCGCCCTGGCCCTGGATTGCCATATTTCGGTGATCGAGCCGGGATCGTTTGCCGCCGGGCTGGCTGTCACCTGCGGGGCCGATGAGATCATTTCCCCGGGCGACATCTTCCCGAAAACTGCGGCCATAACCGGGGCACGACTGTATAAGCCCATGATCGGTCAGCCCGTGCCCATGGGCGGGTTCGACCGGGTCTATGACACCGTCGGCAACGCCGCCACCCTGAACCTGAGCATGCGGGTGCTAAAGGGCCTGGGCACCTTGAGCGTGGTGGGTATCGGCGGTAACGTCAAGCTGGACCTGACGCCGTTGTGGCTTAAGCTCCAGACCGTCAAGGGGGTGTACGCCTACGGCCTGGTGGACGACGGGGGCACGCGGCGGCATGTGTTCGACATCGCCCTGGACATGATGCGTCAGAAGCAGATCAACGCGGAAAAGCTGGTCACCCACCGTTTCCGCCTGGAAGAATATCGCCGCATGATCGAAGTCAACATGAACAAGGGGCAACACCAGGCCATGAAAACCATCGTGGCCTTTTGA
- a CDS encoding thiamine pyrophosphate-binding protein, whose amino-acid sequence MTKISGGHLVAKYLKEAEQVTHVFTISGGHIESILDGLTEYGLKTIDVRHEQAAAMMAHAWSVYTNTPGVCLVTAGPGFTNALTGIVNAHLENVPLVVLCGRHPIRDDLKGALQEMNQIDMVKPVTKWCATCYDTRRIPEYLAIAFRQATMGRPGPVFLELPPDILFAEIDGGSSPVVPRRRHKTATRPIQADLEAAARIINAAQKPVLLGGTGIGLSDCGPALKAFVEKTGIPFALINYGRGVLPDDHPLSLSEGGFTGITSGLPVADVIVAVGIRFNWVLQSGQLFPNAKVIRIDIDPHELDRNQTATVGLEGDAGTVLDLLLPLVDKRDHGQWVESFRRAYTAFMTTELEKRRTPSDPIHPSRLVAQIMEVFGTDAYYVADGGDTTYYGLSGFSSVHRAGVQIPAGGLLGCLGTGIPFALAAKLAHPDKPVIVLNGDGSFGFNSMEFDTAVRHNIPIICVVNNDCAWGMIKHSQEISLGHDRCTCADLGMRHYEKMVEGLGGYGEIVTKDEEIIPALKRAAASGKPACVNVVTDPTVTSQATILFYQSFSEL is encoded by the coding sequence ATGACAAAAATCTCCGGCGGCCACCTGGTAGCCAAATATTTGAAAGAAGCGGAACAGGTCACCCACGTCTTCACCATTTCCGGCGGGCATATTGAAAGCATCCTGGACGGCCTGACCGAGTACGGCCTCAAGACCATCGATGTCCGTCACGAGCAGGCCGCGGCCATGATGGCCCATGCCTGGTCCGTTTACACCAACACCCCCGGCGTCTGCCTGGTCACGGCCGGCCCCGGGTTCACCAACGCCCTGACCGGCATCGTCAACGCCCACCTGGAAAACGTCCCCCTGGTCGTGCTCTGCGGCCGTCATCCCATCCGGGACGATCTCAAAGGCGCCCTGCAGGAGATGAACCAGATCGACATGGTCAAGCCGGTGACCAAGTGGTGCGCCACCTGCTATGACACCCGGCGCATCCCGGAATACCTGGCCATCGCCTTCCGCCAGGCCACCATGGGCCGGCCCGGCCCGGTCTTTCTGGAACTGCCGCCGGACATTCTCTTTGCCGAGATCGACGGCGGCAGTTCTCCTGTCGTGCCCCGGAGACGGCACAAGACAGCCACCCGGCCAATTCAGGCCGACCTGGAGGCGGCGGCCCGGATCATTAACGCGGCCCAGAAGCCGGTTCTCCTGGGCGGCACCGGCATCGGCCTGAGCGATTGCGGCCCGGCCCTCAAGGCCTTTGTGGAAAAAACCGGCATTCCTTTTGCCCTGATCAATTACGGCCGGGGCGTATTGCCGGACGATCACCCCCTGTCTTTGAGCGAAGGCGGCTTTACCGGCATCACTTCGGGCCTGCCGGTGGCGGACGTGATTGTCGCCGTGGGCATCCGCTTTAACTGGGTGCTTCAGTCTGGCCAGTTGTTTCCCAATGCCAAAGTCATCCGCATCGACATCGATCCCCATGAACTGGACCGCAACCAGACCGCCACGGTCGGCCTGGAAGGGGACGCGGGCACGGTGCTGGATCTGCTCCTGCCCCTGGTGGACAAGCGCGACCACGGCCAGTGGGTGGAGTCCTTCCGCCGGGCCTACACCGCCTTTATGACCACCGAACTGGAAAAGCGGCGGACACCCTCCGATCCAATCCACCCCTCGCGGCTGGTGGCCCAAATCATGGAAGTTTTCGGCACCGACGCCTATTACGTGGCCGACGGCGGCGACACCACCTATTACGGGCTGTCGGGCTTTTCGTCCGTGCACCGGGCCGGCGTGCAGATTCCGGCCGGCGGCCTGCTGGGCTGCCTGGGCACCGGCATCCCCTTTGCCCTGGCCGCCAAGCTGGCCCACCCGGACAAGCCGGTCATTGTGTTGAACGGCGACGGCTCCTTCGGGTTCAACAGCATGGAGTTCGACACGGCCGTGCGCCATAACATTCCCATTATCTGCGTGGTCAACAACGACTGCGCCTGGGGCATGATCAAACATTCCCAGGAGATCAGCCTGGGCCATGACCGCTGCACCTGCGCCGACCTGGGCATGCGGCATTACGAGAAGATGGTGGAGGGGCTGGGCGGTTACGGCGAGATCGTCACCAAGGACGAGGAGATCATTCCCGCGCTCAAGCGGGCCGCGGCTTCCGGGAAACCGGCCTGCGTCAACGTGGTCACCGACCCGACCGTGACCAGCCAGGCTACTATTTTATTTTACCAGAGCTTCAGCGAGCTGTAG
- a CDS encoding SDR family NAD(P)-dependent oxidoreductase: MPGIKNLKDKVVVVTGAGSGIGRATAKAFAGEGARMVLADISRERLDNLQKTLQERDIQAAVFALDVSDKKQVADLAQFTLDTYGRVDIIHNNAGIGMGGPLEVFPLEDWERIVGVNFWSVVYGVHYFLPHMIRQRSGHIVNTSSAAGYWGLAGLGAYTATKHAIIGYSDVLRAEIRRYNIGVTTICPGVIKTSIVHDGKQTMLPTAKIDQKKMAAFYDRFGWSPERVARAVIKGVKKNRGLVPVSPEAWVMWYVKRLSETAYNLFLRIAARSAW; the protein is encoded by the coding sequence ATGCCGGGAATAAAGAATCTGAAGGATAAGGTGGTGGTGGTGACCGGCGCGGGCAGCGGCATCGGCCGGGCCACGGCCAAGGCCTTTGCCGGTGAGGGCGCCAGGATGGTGCTGGCCGACATCAGCCGGGAGCGGCTGGACAACCTGCAGAAAACGCTTCAGGAAAGAGACATCCAGGCGGCGGTGTTCGCGCTGGATGTTTCCGACAAAAAGCAGGTGGCCGACCTGGCCCAATTCACCCTGGACACCTACGGCCGGGTGGACATCATTCATAACAACGCCGGCATCGGCATGGGCGGCCCCCTGGAAGTCTTCCCCCTGGAAGACTGGGAGCGGATCGTCGGCGTCAACTTCTGGAGCGTGGTTTACGGGGTGCACTATTTCCTGCCCCACATGATCCGCCAGCGCTCGGGCCATATCGTCAACACCTCCAGCGCGGCCGGCTACTGGGGCCTGGCGGGGCTGGGCGCCTACACCGCCACCAAGCATGCCATTATCGGTTATTCCGACGTGCTGCGGGCGGAAATCCGGCGCTACAATATCGGTGTTACCACCATCTGCCCGGGCGTTATCAAGACCAGCATCGTTCATGACGGCAAGCAGACCATGCTGCCGACCGCCAAGATCGACCAGAAAAAGATGGCCGCGTTTTACGACCGGTTCGGCTGGTCCCCGGAGCGGGTGGCCCGGGCCGTGATCAAGGGGGTCAAGAAGAACCGGGGCCTGGTGCCGGTAAGCCCGGAAGCCTGGGTGATGTGGTATGTCAAACGGCTATCCGAAACCGCCTACAACCTGTTCCTGCGGATCGCCGCCCGGAGCGCCTGGTAA
- a CDS encoding FecR family protein: protein MMSLTIKRFLVFFLALQLAIPGSVFAAAVGEFTSVSGSVTQTRAGEVIAPAVKSPIEMKDLVATEQASAAAMTFSDDSTIQLGQSTKLEISQFLFKKTSRTAVLLLSAGQLKAAVSKFIGGENVFEVHSPTCILGVRGTGFDIVESREADRTKATVSCTEGALNLSALSDKGAVVSTAVLEAGQMAVITGGVITISMIGTAAAAGGGAAAAGSGGAAAAGAGLSTGAIVGLTAAGVAGAGVAVAAAGGGGGGGGGGKSNSPAYDATGTWEHTTTYEENDCGEPVGIGQTDTMVITQTDSTFTVSDDTGSFSGTISGGTYTYTKVFFEDPKTHTETITLVLDSNTGGTWTSDWNWTDGSNSCNGIGKGTLSKIQ from the coding sequence ATGATGTCCCTTACCATCAAAAGGTTTCTTGTTTTCTTTCTGGCCCTGCAACTGGCAATCCCCGGTTCCGTCTTTGCGGCGGCGGTGGGGGAGTTCACCTCCGTCAGCGGTTCGGTAACGCAGACAAGGGCCGGGGAAGTCATCGCGCCCGCCGTGAAATCGCCCATTGAGATGAAGGATCTGGTGGCCACCGAACAGGCGTCTGCCGCCGCCATGACCTTTTCCGATGACAGCACCATCCAGCTGGGGCAGAGCACGAAACTGGAGATCAGCCAGTTTCTGTTCAAAAAGACATCCCGCACGGCCGTTCTGCTGCTGTCGGCCGGCCAGTTGAAAGCCGCCGTCAGCAAGTTTATCGGCGGGGAGAATGTGTTTGAAGTCCATTCACCGACCTGCATTCTCGGTGTCCGGGGGACGGGCTTTGACATTGTTGAGTCCAGAGAGGCAGACAGGACAAAAGCCACGGTCAGCTGCACGGAAGGCGCCCTGAACCTGTCGGCCCTGTCGGATAAAGGAGCCGTTGTTTCCACGGCCGTGCTGGAAGCCGGTCAGATGGCCGTCATTACCGGCGGCGTCATCACTATCTCCATGATCGGGACGGCCGCGGCCGCCGGCGGAGGAGCCGCAGCGGCAGGAAGCGGCGGGGCGGCGGCGGCGGGAGCGGGGCTGTCAACCGGCGCCATCGTCGGCCTGACCGCCGCCGGCGTGGCCGGCGCCGGGGTGGCCGTGGCGGCCGCCGGCGGCGGCGGTGGGGGGGGCGGCGGCGGCAAATCAAATTCACCGGCCTATGACGCCACGGGTACCTGGGAGCATACTACCACCTATGAAGAAAACGACTGTGGTGAACCGGTAGGAATAGGCCAGACGGACACTATGGTGATCACCCAGACCGACTCGACGTTTACCGTCTCCGATGATACCGGCAGCTTTTCCGGAACCATCAGCGGTGGCACTTACACCTACACCAAGGTTTTTTTTGAAGACCCTAAAACTCACACGGAAACAATTACGCTTGTCCTGGATTCAAATACGGGTGGAACCTGGACGTCAGACTGGAACTGGACTGACGGCTCAAACTCATGCAACGGCATCGGGAAAGGAACTTTGTCCAAAATCCAGTAG
- the bioB gene encoding biotin synthase BioB produces MKNKMKERRRLLQLARKINAGEALTAEACRSLIRVPDEDALLLCAGADLLREARFGRSVHLCVICNGKSGRCSEDCSFCSQSAHADTGIDVYPLLSADEMAARGKRLEATPVNRYSIVTSGRGLPKREVRTVAAALSRLDREKISACASLGIIDRDDLLALKKAGVSRYHHNLEAAPSLFPQICTTHSFAERVRTIKRARRAGLSLCVGGIFGIGESDDQIAELGLTLRELEVDAVPVNFLVPVPGTAVARSNTLTPLRCLKIIAFLRHLLPDKEIIICGGRESNLKELHPFVFYAGASGIMTGDYLTTSGRSLADDLALLRILGLEPRA; encoded by the coding sequence ATGAAAAATAAGATGAAAGAACGCCGGCGGCTGTTACAGCTGGCCCGGAAAATCAACGCCGGAGAAGCGCTGACGGCCGAGGCCTGCCGTTCCCTGATCCGGGTCCCGGACGAAGACGCCCTCCTCCTGTGTGCCGGGGCGGACCTGCTGCGGGAGGCCCGCTTCGGCCGATCCGTCCACCTGTGCGTCATCTGCAACGGCAAGTCCGGCCGCTGCTCGGAGGACTGTTCCTTCTGCTCCCAGTCGGCCCATGCCGACACCGGCATCGACGTCTACCCCCTGCTGTCCGCCGATGAAATGGCGGCCCGGGGAAAACGGCTGGAGGCAACGCCGGTCAACCGCTACTCCATTGTCACCAGCGGCCGGGGACTGCCCAAGCGGGAAGTCCGGACCGTGGCCGCGGCCCTGTCCCGGCTGGACCGTGAAAAAATCAGCGCCTGCGCCTCCCTGGGCATCATCGACCGCGACGACCTGCTGGCGCTGAAAAAAGCCGGGGTTTCCCGCTACCATCACAACCTGGAGGCGGCCCCCAGCCTCTTTCCTCAGATCTGCACCACCCATTCCTTCGCGGAACGGGTCCGCACCATTAAACGCGCGCGGCGGGCCGGCCTGTCCCTGTGCGTCGGCGGCATTTTCGGCATCGGCGAAAGCGACGACCAGATCGCGGAACTGGGCCTGACCTTGCGGGAACTGGAGGTGGACGCCGTGCCGGTCAACTTCCTGGTGCCCGTTCCCGGCACAGCCGTGGCCCGGTCAAACACCCTCACCCCCCTGCGTTGCCTGAAGATCATCGCCTTTCTGCGCCACCTGCTGCCGGACAAGGAGATCATCATCTGCGGCGGCCGGGAGAGCAATCTTAAGGAACTGCATCCCTTTGTCTTCTACGCCGGCGCCAGCGGCATCATGACCGGCGACTACCTGACCACCTCCGGCCGCAGCCTGGCAGACGACCTGGCCCTGCTGCGGATCCTGGGGCTGGAGCCCCGGGCTTGA